The nucleotide sequence CCAGGGCCATCGCGAGCATCGCGTACGGCAGGCCGGAGCCGGCCATCGATACCAACGCCAGCCGGGTGCTCTCCCGGGTGCTCATGGTCTGGGATCCCCCCGGGCCGGGCTCGATGCGCCGGCTCGGGGCGTGGGCCAGAGGGATGGTGCCCGAGGGCCGGGCGGCAGACTTCACCCAGGGCCTCATGGAGCTGGGCAGCCGCATCTGCCGGCCGGCCCCGGAGTGCGGACCATGCCCGATCCGGCGTTTCTGCGCGGCGTGGGCGTACCGGCTGCAAGAGGAGCTGCCGGCCAAGCGAAGAGGCCCCGCCCCCTCGCCGGTGGTGAGAGTGGCGGCCGTGGCGGCCTTCGATTCGGCAGGCCGGTTGCTGCTGGTGGAGCGGCCGCCCGACGGGTTGCTGGGCGGCTTGTGGGCCCTGCCTGCCGTCGAGCTCCAGCCCGGGGAGGAGTGGGAGGCAGGGGCGCGCCGGGCCATGCAGCAGGCCGGCCTGGAAGGCGCCCTCGGCACGGCGGTCGCCGAAGGGCGCCACGTCTTCAGCCACCGGATCTGGGAGATGCGGGCATTTCGCGTGCAGGCCCGAGGGAGGGGCCTTCCCCCACGAAACGGCGGCGCCGCCCGGGCCGCGGAAGAGCGTCCCGACTATGCCCCCCCTCTTGCAACCCGGTGGGTGGGCCCCGGCGAACTCGAGCGCGTGCCGATGGGGCAGGCTTTCCGGCGGCTGGTGAGGGCCCTCGTGCCCGCCGGCCGAACGGCGCAGGAGCAGGTGGCCCCATGAACCGGGTGCGCTGGCTGAAAGGCCAGCTGCACGTGCACACCTCCCGGTCCTTCGACGGGCGGGTGCCGCCCGAGGACATGTTCGCGGCGTACCGGCTCCGGGGCTTCGATTTCCTGTGCGTGACGGATCACGACCGCGTGTGGGAGCGGGCGGCGGTCGTGGATGGCATCCTGGTCGTGCCGGGCGAAGAGAGCACCCTGGTCCGCCCTTTCCCGCCCCTGGGCCGCCACCTGGTGAGGCTGTTCACGACGGAGCCGGTGCCGCTGCTGGCGAGCGCCCACCGCAAGCTGGAGGCGACCCGGCGGCAGGGCGCCCTGGCGATGGCCGCCCATCCGGCCTGGGACGGCAATTTCGGCACCGGGCGCTGGCGGATCGAGGCGCTGGCCGATCCCCTGCTCGACCTCGTCGAGATCGTCAACCACCACTCTCGGACGGGCGCCAACGTGGCCCTGTGGGACGAGGCGCTCGCGAGGCGTGGCCCGGCGCTGCCGCTGTGGGCGACGGCCGTCGACGACTCGCACCGTCCCGAGCAGGTGGGACGGGCGTGGGTCTGGGTAGCGGTCGAACAGACCTGGGACCTCTCCCTGCCGGCCGCCCGGCTGGCAGGCATGGTGCGGGAGGCGCTGCGTCGTGGGGCCTTTTACCCCAGCACGGGCGCCCGCGCCATCTTCCGGTGGGAACGGGACGGCGGTCGCTCCCGGGTCGTCGTCGAGGCAGTCCCCCCGGAAGACGAGGCGGCGCCGGGCGTGCCGCCTCGCATCCGGTTGATGGGAAAGGGGGGTCGGCTGCTCGTCCAGGTGGAGGGCCGCCGGGCGAGCTACGCCGTCCGGGGCGACGAGGGCTACGTCCGGGCCGAGGTCATCGAGCCGGACGGCCGCGCCGCGTGGTCCCAGCCGTGGTGGATCGAGGCCTGAGGACGGCACGCCCCCGGCAGGTCCTCAGGGCGTGATGCGCTGGACCTCGGTCTGGAGAGGCACGGGGTTGCGCAGGCACCAGGTGGCGGGGCACCGCTCCTCTGCCAGCACCCGCAGCCGGTCGAGGGTTTCCATGCCGGCGTCGGCATCGGCCAGCACCGTCCACTTCATCGACTCGACGACCGGGGCGTCGCCCGCGCCCAGGAACCGCTGCATGTTGAGGCGGGCAGAGAGCTTCACCTTCAGGGAACGCAAAGCCACCCCTTCGAGCGCCGCCACCAGGGCGTACGTCGAGAGGAAGCACCCCGTGGAGGCGTAGAGGCAGTACTGGATAGGGCTCGGCGCCTCGCCCCACCCTCCGTACTGGGGAGGGAAGTCGGCCACGAGCTCGACGGGCCCGCGCGCCGGAGTGGCGACGGAGCCCTTGTACTGGGGCTGGCCCTCGGTGAAGTCCCAGCTGCCCTCCATCTCGACCTGGAGGACCGCTGCGGAGGGATTCTCCGCCGCCCGGCGCATGCTCTCCCGCAGCCGGTCCACCTGGACGTTACCCAACACCTGCCCTGACGCCACGACGTTCCACCTCCGCCTTACACTGTGGGAACAGTGACAGCATACCATGGCAGGACGGTACCGTACCTGCCAGGGTACTTCTCGATCGGGAGGTGCCCGCCATGAAATGGCACACCGAATACCTGACCTTCCATACGCCCACCAAACGCCAGTACGTCAACATCACGGAGAAAGTACAGGAGGCCATTCGCAAGAGCGGAATTCGCGAAGGCTTGGTGCTGGTCTCGGCCATGCACATCACCGCCGGGGTATGGGTCAACGACGCGGAGGACGGGCTCATCCAGGACATCGACGAGTGGCTGGAGAAGCTGGCGCCGTACCGCCCGGACTACCGGCATCACCGCACGGGCGAGACCAACGGCGACGCCCACCTCAAGAGCCTGCTCGTGCACCACCAGGTCATGGTCCCGGTCACCGGCGGGAGAGCCGACCTGGGCCCCTGGCAGCAGATCTACTACGCGGAGTTCGACGGGCAGCGCCCCAAGCGCGTGATCCTCAAGGTCATGGGAGAGTGAGACAAACGGGCCCAAGCAGCCGGGCCGGCGCGCCGGCTTTCAGCGGACGGCCACCTTTTCCTGGAAGTCGTAGACCATGCGGGAGATGCGGGCGATGTCGGCAAAGCCGCTTTCGATGTCCTGCACGCCCTCCGACATGATGGCCAGGATGTACGGCTGACGGGCGAAGACGATGCCGACGTCGTCCGCCACCCCTTGCACGTCGCCTTCTTTGTGGGCAACCCGTACCGTGGGCGGCAATCGCCCCGGGAGGCCGACGTGCCAGATCGTGTGCGACAGGTCGTCCAGGAGCCGGTTGCCGAGATCGGGGTGGCGGCTTGCGAAGTCCAGCACGGCCTGCATGTAGGCCCCCATGTCGCGGGCCGTGCTGACGTTCTCCCCCCCGGGGAAGACGGTCTTGCCCCCGAGCTGGCGCATGTAGGCGGCGATGGTCTCCTTCCCCAAAAAGCGCGTCAGCATCTGCCAGGCTACATTGTCGCTCACGGTAATGAGCAGGTTGGTGAGGACCCGCAGGGAGTAGGACGTCCCGTCGATGCCGTCGAACTGTAGCACGCCCGCGCCGCCGGAGTAGTCCAGGTCCTTCCGATAGGTGATCCGGTCGGACCAGTGCAGCTTGCCCTCTGCCACCAACTGGTTGACGAGCAACGCGATGGGTACCTTCACCGTGCTCGCCGCCTGGAAGGGCCGATCGGCGTCCATGCCCCACTCCTGGCCCGACCGCACGTCTTTGAAGTAGATCCCGAAGCGTTGGGGCCTCGTCTCGATGAACCCCAGGATCTGGCGCTGCAACGGCCCGTAGTCCACGCTCCTCGCCCGCGCCTGCGGCAAGGCCCGGCTCAGGGCATAAGCCAGCGCGATGACCGCTACCGTGGCCCCCAGCACACGCCACGGGCCACCCGGCGGGGCTCCTCGACCGTTCATGGGCTCATGGCCGCCTCTCTGGCCCGTCACGGCTGTCCTTTCCGAACCCGGCCATCCCCTCGGGCATAGCGTGAAGGGCGGATGTTCTCAGGAACAGATTGTCAGCCAGAACAGGGGGCGTATGCACGTGATCGGAGTAAGGCCCTTCCAGGGCCACGCCCGCGCCCTTCCCAGGGTCGACGTATCGCGCCAGATCCGCACGCCACTGCTCGACGCCGTGGTGGACTACTGGCAAAGCGGGGTCGTGCGGTTCCACATGCCGGGGCACCGGGGCGGGCCCGGAGCGGACCCCCGCATCACGCAGGTGATGGGCCGGGACGTGTTTGGCATGGACGTCACCGGGGTGCTGGGGCTCGACGACCTCCACCAGCCGCGGGGCGTCATCCAGGAGGCGGAAGAGCTCGCGGCCGAGGCGTTCGGGGCCGATCACTCCTTCTTCCTGGTCAACGGCACCTCCGCCGGCGTGCAGGCCATGATCCTCTCGGCGTGTGACCCGGGCGACCGGCTCATCGTCGCCCGCAACGTCCACAAGTCCATCATCGGGGGGCTCATCTTGAGCGGCGTCGTCCCGGTCTACGTGACGCCGGAGGTCGACACCGAGTGGGGCATCGCCCTGGGCGTCACGCCGGAGGAGGTTGGCCGGGCTCTCGAGCGCTCCCCCGATGTGCGTGGCGTCCTGCTGGTCAGCCCTACCTACCACGGGGTGACCAGCGACCTCGAGGCAATCGCCGCCATGGTGCACGAGCGAGGCAAGGTCCTGCTGGTAGACGAGGCCCACGGGCCGCACTTCCGCTTCCACGAAGCCTTCCCCACCCCGGCCCTGGAGGCCGGCGCGGACGCCTGCGCCCACGGTATCCACAAGATGCTGAGCGGCTTCACCCAGGCCTCGATGCTGCACGTCAAGGGCGACCGGATCGACCTCGGGCGGGTGCAGGCGGTCTTGCGGCTGCTGCAGAGCACGAGCGCTTCGTACCTGCTGATGAGCTCCCTGGATGCGGCACGCATGCAGATGGCCACGGGCGGGCACGAGCTCCTCGATCGGGCCCTTTCCCTGTCACGGCTCCTGCGCCAACGCGTCGAGGGCATCGAGGGCGTCGTCGCCTTCGAGCCGGCGCCGGGCGCCCCGGGGGCCGCCGGCTTCGACCCGACCAAGGTGGCCGTCCTGGTCAAGCACCTGGGTCTGACAGGGCACCAGGTCGAGCGGCTGCTGCGCGAGCTGGGGCCGGTGCAGCCCGAGATGCCCGACCTCTTTTACGTGCTTTTCATCGTGAGCTACGCCAACGACGAAGACGACGTCCAACGGCTGGCGGAGGTGCTGGCAGAGATCGCCGCCCACGCCGACGAGCACTCCACGCCCGAGACCCGGGCGCTGTTGCGGGCGGCACAGCCGCTGGCCGCCGACGTGGTGCGGCAACCGGTGGTCGAGTTGCCACCCCGGGAAGCCTTCTTCGGTCGTCACCGAGCGGTCGGCCTGGAGCAGGCCACCGGGCGCATTGCCGCCGAGGTAGTCACCTGCTACCCGCCGGGCATCCCCCTTCTCTGCCCGGGCGAGCGCATCACGCCCGAGGTGGTGGACTTCTTGAAGCTCGTGCGCAGCGCCGGCGCATCCGTCTCCGGGCCCAAGGATCCCAGCCTCGAGACCCTGGAGGTGCTGTGAGCGGCCAGGCCTCGGTTGCGGGCCTGCCGCCGACCCTATGGATCCCAAGCTGACCAACCTGCGCGCCCGGGTGACGCCGCCGCCGCCGGAGAAGACCGCCGTGTCCGTGGTGGAGCTCGAGTCGACGCGTCCCCCGACGCGCCGGAGCGTGGAGGCCCTGGGCCCCCGGACGTTGCTCGTGCGGTTGGAGGGGCTGGCGCTCAACATGGACCCGTTCGAGCGGCTGGTGCTGGACGGGGTGGTCCGGTCCGTCCGGCTCGACCAGGGCCGGACGGGCGGGGTGCTGTGCCGTCTTGAGCTCGAGTTCCCTGTCTCGAGCGCGCGCCCCCGGATCGAGGTCGAGACCGGCATTCCCGTCGTCACCCGGATCACCCTCGACCGGCAGCCGCTGCGCGAGGTGCTGGGGGGCCGGCGCATCGCGATCGACCCCGGGCACGGGGGCCGGGACGCCGGCGCCCGGGGGCCGATCAACCTCGAGGAGCGGCACGTCGTGCTCCAGATCGCGCGCCGCCTGGCCGTCCACCTGGAAGAGGCCGGCGCAGCCGTGGCTCTGACACGTCGGGACGATCGCTTCGTCGAGCCCCACCGGCGCATGCTGGCCGCGGTCACCCACCGGGCCCAGGTGCTGGTCAGCCTGCACACCCTGCACGAACCTCCGGACAGCTGCCAGGGGATGGCCGTCCGGTTCGGGGCGGGCGTGGCCCGGGCCGAAGCCGAGGCCATCGCCCGGGCCATCGCGAGCAGCCTGCGCCAGCGGCTGGGGTTGCCGGAGCACGGAGTACAGGCCATGCACTGGCCGTCGGCCGCGGCTACCCGGGTGCCGGTGGTGCAGGTCGAGGTCCCGTGCATCGCCCACCCGCTAGAAGAGGCGCTCCTGCGGAGCGTGGTCTTCAAAGACCGCATCGCACAGGCCATCCGCAACGCCCTCGCCGCGCACTGGGGCGCGGCGCACCAGAGCGGGGGTGCCGCCGCTGCGCTATAAGCCGATGGCCATCAGGACCCACATCATCACCGAGAAGGACGATCTGCCGGAGGTGGTCCGCCGCTACACGCGCGGCATCGCACAGCCCGGCGACGTCATCGCGCTCTCCGAGTCGATGGTCGCCATCACGCAGGGGCGCGCCGTGCTGCCGCAGAGCGTCAAGGTCGGGCGCTTCGCGGACTTCTTGAGGCGCTTCGCCCACCCCGACGGCAGCCTGGCGACGCCTGC is from Limnochorda sp. L945t and encodes:
- a CDS encoding PHP domain-containing protein, which codes for MNRVRWLKGQLHVHTSRSFDGRVPPEDMFAAYRLRGFDFLCVTDHDRVWERAAVVDGILVVPGEESTLVRPFPPLGRHLVRLFTTEPVPLLASAHRKLEATRRQGALAMAAHPAWDGNFGTGRWRIEALADPLLDLVEIVNHHSRTGANVALWDEALARRGPALPLWATAVDDSHRPEQVGRAWVWVAVEQTWDLSLPAARLAGMVREALRRGAFYPSTGARAIFRWERDGGRSRVVVEAVPPEDEAAPGVPPRIRLMGKGGRLLVQVEGRRASYAVRGDEGYVRAEVIEPDGRAAWSQPWWIEA
- a CDS encoding OsmC family protein codes for the protein MASGQVLGNVQVDRLRESMRRAAENPSAAVLQVEMEGSWDFTEGQPQYKGSVATPARGPVELVADFPPQYGGWGEAPSPIQYCLYASTGCFLSTYALVAALEGVALRSLKVKLSARLNMQRFLGAGDAPVVESMKWTVLADADAGMETLDRLRVLAEERCPATWCLRNPVPLQTEVQRITP
- a CDS encoding secondary thiamine-phosphate synthase enzyme YjbQ, with translation MKWHTEYLTFHTPTKRQYVNITEKVQEAIRKSGIREGLVLVSAMHITAGVWVNDAEDGLIQDIDEWLEKLAPYRPDYRHHRTGETNGDAHLKSLLVHHQVMVPVTGGRADLGPWQQIYYAEFDGQRPKRVILKVMGE
- a CDS encoding serine hydrolase codes for the protein MNGRGAPPGGPWRVLGATVAVIALAYALSRALPQARARSVDYGPLQRQILGFIETRPQRFGIYFKDVRSGQEWGMDADRPFQAASTVKVPIALLVNQLVAEGKLHWSDRITYRKDLDYSGGAGVLQFDGIDGTSYSLRVLTNLLITVSDNVAWQMLTRFLGKETIAAYMRQLGGKTVFPGGENVSTARDMGAYMQAVLDFASRHPDLGNRLLDDLSHTIWHVGLPGRLPPTVRVAHKEGDVQGVADDVGIVFARQPYILAIMSEGVQDIESGFADIARISRMVYDFQEKVAVR
- a CDS encoding aminotransferase class I/II-fold pyridoxal phosphate-dependent enzyme; the encoded protein is MIGVRPFQGHARALPRVDVSRQIRTPLLDAVVDYWQSGVVRFHMPGHRGGPGADPRITQVMGRDVFGMDVTGVLGLDDLHQPRGVIQEAEELAAEAFGADHSFFLVNGTSAGVQAMILSACDPGDRLIVARNVHKSIIGGLILSGVVPVYVTPEVDTEWGIALGVTPEEVGRALERSPDVRGVLLVSPTYHGVTSDLEAIAAMVHERGKVLLVDEAHGPHFRFHEAFPTPALEAGADACAHGIHKMLSGFTQASMLHVKGDRIDLGRVQAVLRLLQSTSASYLLMSSLDAARMQMATGGHELLDRALSLSRLLRQRVEGIEGVVAFEPAPGAPGAAGFDPTKVAVLVKHLGLTGHQVERLLRELGPVQPEMPDLFYVLFIVSYANDEDDVQRLAEVLAEIAAHADEHSTPETRALLRAAQPLAADVVRQPVVELPPREAFFGRHRAVGLEQATGRIAAEVVTCYPPGIPLLCPGERITPEVVDFLKLVRSAGASVSGPKDPSLETLEVL
- a CDS encoding N-acetylmuramoyl-L-alanine amidase family protein; this encodes MDPKLTNLRARVTPPPPEKTAVSVVELESTRPPTRRSVEALGPRTLLVRLEGLALNMDPFERLVLDGVVRSVRLDQGRTGGVLCRLELEFPVSSARPRIEVETGIPVVTRITLDRQPLREVLGGRRIAIDPGHGGRDAGARGPINLEERHVVLQIARRLAVHLEEAGAAVALTRRDDRFVEPHRRMLAAVTHRAQVLVSLHTLHEPPDSCQGMAVRFGAGVARAEAEAIARAIASSLRQRLGLPEHGVQAMHWPSAAATRVPVVQVEVPCIAHPLEEALLRSVVFKDRIAQAIRNALAAHWGAAHQSGGAAAAL